From one Amaranthus tricolor cultivar Red isolate AtriRed21 chromosome 17, ASM2621246v1, whole genome shotgun sequence genomic stretch:
- the LOC130804632 gene encoding protein FLX-like 2, protein MGSKGRLPPHHMRHSVHGPGLVHPEPFGAGIRPPHDGFLHNEMLPPLEILEKKLATQHAEMERLATENQRLAGTHGSLRQQLAAAQEDLRMVDSQIRVSKSEREQQIRALMEKISKMEAELQAGDRLKLELQHARTEAQNLVEVRQELLSKVQQLNNELKRAHVDVQQIPTMMSELDHLRQEFHKYKATFEHERKVYRDHLESLQAMGKEYRSMADEVAKLRAELSNPANVDKRPAYSSGAGYRDASTHNPSVHSSYEESFGVPQTHQTFPSSAAAGGHASAATAGGGVVASSGGTPTYSAPQTGPAYPGYEAQRAQAYNPQGGQVYNPQRASGYDGYRGVYDMPRPPYDLQRAAYDPQRAAYDPQRAAYDPQRAAYDPQRAPYDPQRAAYEMPRGAIAPLQGQAPANNVPYGSAAPPPANNVPYGSAAPPAAPQTAAGHETQPQGDHPTCR, encoded by the exons ATGGGGAGCAAAGGTCGATTACCACCTCATCATATGAGGCATTCTGTCCATGGCCCTGGTTTGGTGCATCCAGAGCCGTTTGGAGCTGGAATACGACCCCCGCATGATGGTTTTCTTCATAATGAAATGTTGCCGCCACTGGAAATTTTGGAAAAGAAGCTTGCCACACAACATGCAGAGATGGAGAGGCTGGCAACAGAGAACCAAAGACTTGCTGGCACCCATGGATCATTGAGACAACAACTTGCAGCTGCACAAGAGGATCTTAGGATGGTGGATTCACAAATTCGAGTTTCAAAATCGGAGAGAGAGCAACAGATAAGGGCTCTTATGGAAAAAATTTCAAAGATGGAAGCTGAATTGCAGGCAGGAGATCGCCTTAAATTGGAATTGCAACATGCGAGGACAGAGGCACAGAACTTGGTGGAAGTGAGGCAAGAGCTTCTTTCCAAAGTACAACAACTAAATAATGAGCTTAAAAGGGCACATGTAGATGTTCAGCAGATACCCACTATGATGTCTGAACTCGATCACCTCAGACAAGAATTTCATAAGTACAA GGCCACTTTTGAACATGAAAGAAAGGTTTACCGTGATCATCTTGAATCTCTTCAAGCTATGGGCAAGGAGTATAGGAGCATGGCAGATGAGGTGGCAAAACTTCGCGCTGAATTGAGTAATCCTGCAAATGTTGATAAAAGACCTG CTTATAGTAGTGGTGCTGGATACAGGGATGCCTCTACTCACAATCCTTCAGTACATAGTTCTTATGAAGAAAGTTTTGGAGTACCACAG ACACATCAGACGTTTCCGTCCAGTGCTGCTGCTGGTGGGCATGCGTCTGCTGCTACTGCAGGTGGTGGCGTGGTAGCCAGTAGTGGTGGTACCCCTACTTATTCTGCTCCTCAAACTGGGCCTGCTTACCCTGGTTATGAAGCCCAAAGGGCTCAAGCTTATAACCCACAGGGTGGTCAAGTTTACAATCCTCAGAGAGCATCAGGTTATGATGGATATAGAGGAGTTTATGACATGCCGAGACCTCCGTATGATCTGCAAAGAGCAGCTTATGATCCGCAAAGGGCAGCTTATGATCCGCAAAGAGCTGCTTATGATCCACAAAGAGCAGCTTATGATCCGCAAAGGGCACCTTATGATCCACAAAGAGCAGCGTATGAAATGCCTCGAGGTGCAATAGCCCCTCTTCAGGGTCAAGCACCTGCAAACAATGTGCCTTATGGATCTGCTGCTCCACCACCTGCGAACAACGTGCCTTATGGATCTGCTGCTCCACCAGCTGCTCCTCAGACTGCAGCGGGACATGAAACACAACCTCAAGGTGACCATCCTACTTGTAGGTAA